One window of Amaranthus tricolor cultivar Red isolate AtriRed21 chromosome 13, ASM2621246v1, whole genome shotgun sequence genomic DNA carries:
- the LOC130798836 gene encoding uncharacterized protein LOC130798836 produces MANDLVEHCSKLAITNEEDDVVDLENCEDNSHNEKLSLRLVGRILTSKPLNFDAVRRTLLHIWNLKEGVLLVLREIDQEQQPGDIVLNFSSFWIRLYNLSFGYRSDEKVRAIAKAISEVMELEEYFLDINPYRRLRLWLDITKPLKRYQMIRLKIGNTVRITLMYERLPHFCFLCGLLTYTEKDCS; encoded by the exons ATGGCGAATGACCTAGTCGAGCACTGCTCCAAATTGGCTATAACAAATGAAGAAGACGACGTGGTAGATCTTGAAAACTGTGAGGATAATTCCCACAATGAGAAATTATCCTTGCGGTTGGTGGGTAGAATTCTAACATCGAAACCCTTGAACTTCGACGCTGTAAGACGTACCCTCCTACACATATGGAATTTGAAGGAAGGTGTG TTGCTTGTTCTCCGAGAAATCGACCAAGAACAACAACCGGGTGATATAGTTTTAAACTTTTCTTCCTTTTGGATTCGATTATACAACCTCTCATTTGGGTATAGATCGGATGAAAAGGTGAGAGCCATTGCGAAGGCGATTAGTGAAGTTATGGAACTCGAAGAATATTTTCTTGATATTAACCCTTATCGTAGGTTAAGGCTTTGGCTTGACATCACCAAGCCATTGAAGAGATATCAAATGATACGGCTGAAAATAGGAAACACTGTGAGGATTACTCTGATGTATGAACGGCTTCCTCACTTTTGTTTCTTGTGTGGTTTACTGACATACACGGAGAAGGATTGCTCATAA